Within the Leptospira stimsonii genome, the region AGAGAGCCGACTCATATTAAGAATTTGGTGAATCTCGCTCAAATTTATATCGCTCTGAAAAACTACAAACGTGCTATGGAGATGGTCGACATCGCCTTGACGGTAGACCCGCACCACGAAGTGATTTTAAAGATTCAGGAAATTCTGAGAAAGTATTCTCACAATCTTGCAGAGAGCGAAACTTGAGTTCGCTTCCTCATTGAGGATGAATCTTTACTTCGCTTTTGATCGAATTGGAAATAAAACAATTTCGATGCGCCTTTTCATGAAGCTCGATTAGGACTTCTTGGTCCGGGATTTTTTCTCCTTCGAATGTCACCTTAGGGTAAAGGTCGATTTTAGTGACGACCATTTTTCCTTCCGAGTTCTTTTCGAGAATGGCGATCGCCTTATCCTCGTAAGCGGAAATTATATAACGACTTTTTGCGGCCACGGCGAGAAATGTCAAAAAATGGCAACTGCAAACGGAGGAGGCCAAAAGTTCTTCCGGATTTGCGTGTTCCGATTTACCGTACGTTTCCGTTGTTGACGAGCCGTTCAGCGTTTGTCCGCCTGCATACTGGAGGATATGAGTCCGATCATAGGAGTCATATTTGAAATCTTCCGGTCCTTTTTTCCAATTTAAGCCAATTGTGTGTTCGGACATGTTTAAACCTTCTTATTTATAAAAAACAACCAAATCCGATCTCGGATCAAGGATAAATTTTTTCCGAAAATTCCCATCTCTTTTTTTCTTTAAGACGGAACAGAAAAGAGAGAAAAGCGATCGGAAACTTTCTTTTGATTTTGATTGATGCGGATTCTCAGAGAAATCGCAAACCAAGAAATATTAAGAAAGTTAAGAATACGGGAAAATTAAATTTGGAAATGTGATTTTTCAAATTTTTCAATGAAGAGTTTACGACTAATAAATTATAAATTGCAGAATATAGAAAAACCATTGATTTTTCAAAGTAAATTCTCGTCATTAGTAACATGTCCTCGAAGCAAGAATCGAAAAGAAAAACAGACGAAGAAATCATTGCGTTTGGTCCGGCGTATATCAACTGGATCCGTCTCGGCTTAATTTTATTATACTATTCTTCCATCGCAATCGGTTGGAAAAGAACCAATGCCGTTCAGAATTCGTTGTATCTAGTTGGGACGACGGCGATGTTGTTCTACTTCCTTTATAGTTTTTTTAAGATAAGAACGAGCGGAAGTATTTCTAATCTCTTGAGTAAGATTTTTG harbors:
- a CDS encoding OsmC family protein; this translates as MSEHTIGLNWKKGPEDFKYDSYDRTHILQYAGGQTLNGSSTTETYGKSEHANPEELLASSVCSCHFLTFLAVAAKSRYIISAYEDKAIAILEKNSEGKMVVTKIDLYPKVTFEGEKIPDQEVLIELHEKAHRNCFISNSIKSEVKIHPQ